From the genome of Brachyhypopomus gauderio isolate BG-103 chromosome 20, BGAUD_0.2, whole genome shotgun sequence, one region includes:
- the rims1b gene encoding regulating synaptic membrane exocytosis 1b isoform X4 → MSASVGPQGGPRPPTAPASMPDIPDLSHLTEEERTIIMAVMARQKEEEEKEQAMLKTLHQQFESYKKQVERIGVETKQPQTSHKDDAPTCGICHKTKFADGCGHLCSYCQTKFCARCGGRVALRSNNCLIGKDRVMWVCNLCRKQQEILIKSGEWFSSGPRPRPLSLGAPATRPEADVERKPRPRSQIPVVTNFSAPNDPQAPSSGPAERVRAAGTMPASRARSEPPREKRRPVSLHEQNGKVVIRGDRRLGPGRQPSQAAEDQAPGGRWDARRLEKGHSHEYIHHKNDPAHSDQRRRQEEEERERQRREEEYQTRYRSDPNLARYPVKPQKEEQEMRMHAKVSKMRQERHHSDLAINEVGLAQDGGDAPGNRLGRRSAAGEDGKTLLENHRAYSIDRTVGGSGSGGHGHLHKPRMGPTGPPDLRDGQDWSSKGHLEPKSVTLLHKTKREKAAESFRKDSSLSSDQSECLRPPPPRAYRPKRGLNKRQMSISSSEEEGGSTPEYTSCEDVEIESMSEKGEWDCHPLDPTVWHHPVTWQPSKEGDHLIGRITLSKRSAMPQEAGSLLGLKVVGGKMTETGRLGAFITKVKKGSLADVVGHLRAGDEVLQWNGKALPGATKKEVYNIILESQSAPQVEIVVSRPIGDTPRIPEKSHPPLESTGSSSIDESQKMDRPSISVMSPTSPGILRDLPQVLPGQLSVKLWYDKVGHQLIVNVLQAIDLPTRPDGRPRNAYVKMYFLPDRSDKSKRRTKTVKKSTEPKWNQTFLYSHVHRRDFRERMLEITVWDQPRAQEEESDFLGEILIELETALLDDQAHWYKLQSHDVSSLPLPQPSPCLPRRHVHGDSPSKKLQRSHRIIETDYDDAITIVSQAAERSSRERERSSTLAVPERQAALQHRSRSVSPHREDQCRARSRPAHVPMQRSLDEIHQKQHLSHSPTPYYSSSQEARSGDSDYDYSEESEVLEVHRSIRGGSAECLHTNSDLQPTLDRVRSASTTCLRPDTSFHSSERRSGSLDRPACPKANKKVVARDRIQPTSILRGSRWRTDALLQPFVPSGPAGSCPSSLRSLDRAHLHGGPFSPTGSPLSVRRGRQLPQLPAKSSSVEQALAVEERTRQFSHIRVSPHRPGTVSSAHDQQMELKNKREMYKRSCDNMSARSSDSDMSDVSAISRASSASRLSSGSYMSVQSERPHGHVSRHLRASMGRGMLKSMSGDITGTERTDGSQSDTALGTVGGGAKKRRSSLNARFVAIVGSRRSRSTSQISQTEASNKKSKGSGSIQRSQETGMAVELQRNMSRQPSRESNNGSMASYNSEGSPIFPAVRVETQFSDFLDGLGPAQLVGRQTLATPSVGDIQIGMVNKKGQLEVEVIRARGLVQKPGSKSLPAPYVKVYLLHNGAYVAKKKTKIARKTLDPLYQQTLQFEESPQGKVLQVIVWGDYGRMDHKSFMGVAQILLEELDLASNVIGWYKLFPPSSLVDPTLASLTRRASQSSLDGSPGPGAVRS, encoded by the exons AGTTCGAGAGCTATAAGAAGCAGGTGGAGCGGATTGGGGTGGAGACCAAACAGCCCCAGACCTCCCACAAGGACGATGCCCCCACCTGCGGGATCTGCCACAAGACCAAGTTCGCCGACGGCTGCGGGCACCTCTGCTCCTACTGCCAGACCAAGTTCTGCGCCCGCTGCGGGGGACGGGTGGCTCTGCGCTCCAACAAC TGTCTCATAGGGAAGGACAGG GTGATGTGGGTATGCAACCTGTGCAGAAAGCAGCAGGAGATCCTCATTAAGTCGGGGGAATGGTTCTCATCAGGCCCCAGACCCAGGCCACTCAGCCTGGGCGCCCCTGCCACCCGTCCTGAGGCCGACGTGGAGAGGAAGCCACGTCCTAGGTCACAGATCCCTGTCGTCACCAACTTCTCTGCTCCCAACGACCCCCAGGCACCCAGCAGTGGGCCTGCTGAACGGGTCAGGGCAGCGGGCACCATGCCGGCCTCACGAGCCCGCAGTGAACCTCCACGAGAGAA GAGGAGGCCAGTGTCTCTACATGAACAGAATGGCAAGGTTGTCATCCGAGGTGACAGAAGGTTGGGGCCAGGCAGGCAACCTTCTCAGGCTGCAGAAGACCAAGCGCCAGGGGGGAGATGGGATGCCAGACGTCTTGAGAAAGGCCATTCACACGAGTACATCCACCATAAGAATGACCCAGCCCACTCCGACCAGAGGAGGaggcaggaggaagaggagcgggaGCGCCAGCGGCGGGAGGAAGAGTACCAGACGCGCTACCGCAGCGACCCGAACTTGGCGCGCTACCCCGTCAAGCCTCAAAAGGAGGAACAAGAGATGCGCATGCACGCCAAAGTTTCTAAAATGAGGCAGGAGCGTCACCACAGCGACCTGGCCATCAACGAGGTGGGCCTAGCTCAAGATGGAGGCGACGCTCCAGGGAACAGACTGGGTAGGAGATCAGCAGCTGGTGAAGACGGCAAGACACTTTTAGAAAACCACCGGGCTTACTCTATAGACAGGACCGTGGGGGGCAGTGGCAGTGGGGGACATGGACACCTTCACAAGCCTCGCATGGGCCCCACAGGCCCTCCAGACCTCAGGGACGGACAGGACTGGAGCTCCAAGGGCCACCTGGAGCCCAAGTCAGTGACTTTACTGCACAAGACCAAGCGGGAGAAGGCGGCCGAGAGCTTCCGGAAGGACTCCTCCCTCAGCTCTGACCAGTCAGAGTGTCTACGACCCCCTCCTCCGAGGGCTTACAGGCCCAAGCGAGGTCTCAACAAGAGGCAGATGTCCATTAGCAGCTCAGAGGAGGAGGGCGGCTCTACACCCGAGTACACCAGCtgtgaagatgttgagattgaAAGCATGAGCGAGAAAG GTGAATGGGACTGCCATCCTCTGGACCCCACTGTGTGGCAT CATCCAGTCACCTGGCAGCCATCCAAAGAGGGTGATCACCTGATCGGCCGCATCACCCTGAGCAAGCGCTCGGCTATGCCCCAAGAAGCAGGCTCCCTGCTGGGATTAAAG GTGGTTGGCGGGAAAatgacagagacagggagactggGAGCTTTCATCACCAAAGTGAAGAAAGGAAGCCTAGCAGACGTTGTTGGCCACTTACGAGCAG GTGATGAGGTGCTGCAGTGGAATGGGAAGGCATTGCCTGGAGCCACCAAGAAAGAAGTGTACAACATCATTTTAGAGTCACAGTCTGCGCCTCAAGTTGAAATCGTTGTTTCAAGACCAATTGG AGACACACCAAGAATTCCTGAGAAGTCACATCCTCCTCTCGAATCTA CTGGATCCAGTTCTATAGATGAGTCTCAGAAGATGGACCGTCCTTCCATCTCTGTAATGTCCCCAACGAGTCCCGGAATATTGCGAGACCTTCCTCAGGTCCTACCTGGTCAACTTTCT GTGAAATTGTGGTATGACAAGGTTGGCCATCAGCTTATTGTCAACGTCTTACAAGCCATAGACCTGCCCACCCGCCCAGACGGCCGACCACGGAACGCTTACGTTAAAATGTACTTCCTTCCTGACAGGAG TGACAAGAGCAAACGGAGGACTAAGACAGTGAAGAAGAGCACGGAACCCAAGTGGAACCAGACGTTCCTGTACTCACACGTCCACCGCCGGGACTTCAGAGAGCGCATGCTGGAGATCACCGTCTGGGACCAGCCCCGGGCACAAGAGGAGGAAAGTGACTTCcttggagag ATCCTGATCGAGCTGGAGACGGCCCTGCTGGACGACCAGGCACACTGGTACAAGCTGCAGTCCCACGACGTCTCCTCGCTGCCCCTGCCTCAGCCGTCCCCCTGTCTGCCCCGCAGACATGTGCACGGAGACAGCCCCAGCAAGAAGCTCCAGA GATCTCACCGCATCATTGAGACTGATTATGATGATGCAATTACGATAGTCTCCCAAG CGGCAGAGCGGAGctccagggagagggagaggagcagCACCCTGGCGGTGCCTGAGAGGCAGGCGGCTCTACAGCACCGCTCACGTTCCGTCTCACCACACCGGGAGGACCAGTGCAGAGCCCGCTCACGCCCGGCACACGTGCCCATGCAGAG GAGTCTGGATGAAATTCACCAGAAGCAGCACTTGTCCCACTCCCCCACACCCTACTACAGCTCCTCACAGGAAGCACGTTCTGGAGACTCGGACTACGACTACTCTGAGGAGAG TGAGGTTCTGGAGGTGCACAGGTCAATCCGGGGTGGGAGTGCTGAGTGCCTGCACACaaacag TGATCTTCAGCCAACATTGGACCGAGTCAGGAGTGCCAGTACCACCTGCTTGAGGCCAGACACCAGTTTCCACTCTTCTGAAAG GAGGTCAGGCAGTTTGGACAGGCCTGCCTGTCCAAAAGCGAATAAGAAAGTTGTGGCCCGTGACAG GATCCAGCCCACCTCCATCCTGCGGGGCAGCAGGTGGAGGACAGATGCGCTACTCCAACCCTTTGTTCCCAGTGGCCCGGCGGGCTCCTGCCCCAGCTCCCTGCGCTCTCTGGACAG GGCACATCTGCACGGTGGCCCTTTCTCTCCCACGGGGTCTCCCTTGTCTGTACGCAGGGGCAGACAGTTACCCCAGCTCCCTGCGAAGAGCAGCAGTGTAGAGCAAG cTCTAGCTGTAGAGGAGCGGACTCGTCAGTTCAGTCATATCCGAGTCTCCCCTCATCGTCCGGGCACCGTCAGCTCGGCCCACGACCAACAGATGGAGCTGAAGAACAAGAGAGAG ATGTATAAGCGGAGCTGTGACAACATGTCAGCGAGGTCGTCGGACAGCGACATGAGTGACGTGTCGGCCATTTCACGGGCCAGCAGCGCATCCCGTCTCAGCAGTGGCAGCTACATGTCCGTTCAGTCGGAGCGGCCACACGGACACGTCAG CCGGCATTTGCGGGCGTCGATGGGCCGGGGTATGCTGAAGAGCATGAGCGGTGACATCACTGGGACAGAGCGCACGGACGGCAGCCAATCAGACACGGCGCTGGGCACGGTGGGCGGCGGCGCCAAGAAGAGACGTTCCAGCCTGAACGCCCGCTTCGTGGCCATCGTGGGCAGCCGACGCAGCCGCAGCACGTCTCAGATCAGCCAGACAG AGGCGTCCAATAAGAAGTCAAAGGGAAGCGGGTCGATCCAGCGGAGCCAAGAAACGGGGATGGCCGTGGAGCTGCAGCGCAACATGAGCAGACAGCCCAGCCGCGAGTCCAACAACGGCAGCATGGCCAGCTACAACTCTGAGGGAAG TCCGATCTTCCCAGCTGTGAGAGTGGAGACTCAGTTCAGCGACTTCCTGGACGGACTTGGTCCCGCCCAGCTGGTTGGCCGACAAACCTTGGCCACGCCCTCTGTCG GAGACATTCAGATTGGTATGGTGAACAAGAAAGGCCAGCTAGAGGTGGAGGTGATCCGCGCCCGGGGACTGGTTCAGAAACCCGGCTCAAAATCGCTTCCTG CTCCCTATGTTAAGGTGTATCTGCTGCACAACGGGGCATATGTAGCCAAAAAGAAGACCAAGATTGCACGGAAAACACTCGACCCCCTGTATCAGCAAACCCTGCAGTTTGAAGAGAGTCCACAGGGTAAAGTGTTGCAG GTAATTGTCTGGGGAGACTATGGGCGAATGGACCACAAATCGTTCATGGGAGTAGCACAGATCCTATTGGAGGAGCTGGACCTGGCCagcaatgtgattggctggtaCAAACTTTTTCCACCCTCCTCCTTAGTGGACCCTACGCTTGCCTCATTGACTCGACGTGCTTCCCAGTCGTCTCTGGATGGTTCCCCGGGTCCAGGGGCAGTTCGGTCATAG
- the rims1b gene encoding regulating synaptic membrane exocytosis 1b isoform X22, translating into MSASVGPQGGPRPPTAPASMPDIPDLSHLTEEERTIIMAVMARQKEEEEKEQAMLKTLHQQFESYKKQVERIGVETKQPQTSHKDDAPTCGICHKTKFADGCGHLCSYCQTKFCARCGGRVALRSNNCLIGKDRVMWVCNLCRKQQEILIKSGEWFSSGPRPRPLSLGAPATRPEADVERKPRPRSQIPVVTNFSAPNDPQAPSSGPAERVRAAGTMPASRARSEPPREKRRPVSLHEQNGKVVIRGDRRLGPGRQPSQAAEDQAPGGRWDARRLEKGHSHEYIHHKNDPAHSDQRRRQEEEERERQRREEEYQTRYRSDPNLARYPVKPQKEEQEMRMHAKVSKMRQERHHSDLAINEVGLAQDGGDAPGNRLGRRSAAGEDGKTLLENHRAYSIDRTVGGSGSGGHGHLHKPRMGPTGPPDLRDGQDWSSKGHLEPKSVTLLHKTKREKAAESFRKDSSLSSDQSECLRPPPPRAYRPKRGLNKRQMSISSSEEEGGSTPEYTSCEDVEIESMSEKGEWDCHPLDPTVWHHPVTWQPSKEGDHLIGRITLSKRSAMPQEAGSLLGLKVVGGKMTETGRLGAFITKVKKGSLADVVGHLRAGDEVLQWNGKALPGATKKEVYNIILESQSAPQVEIVVSRPIGDTPRIPEKSHPPLESTGSSSIDESQKMDRPSISVMSPTSPGILRDLPQVLPGQLSVKLWYDKVGHQLIVNVLQAIDLPTRPDGRPRNAYVKMYFLPDRSDKSKRRTKTVKKSTEPKWNQTFLYSHVHRRDFRERMLEITVWDQPRAQEEESDFLGEILIELETALLDDQAHWYKLQSHDVSSLPLPQPSPCLPRRHVHGDSPSKKLQRSHRIIETDYDDAITIVSQAAERSSRERERSSTLAVPERQAALQHRSRSVSPHREDQCRARSRPAHVPMQRSLDEIHQKQHLSHSPTPYYSSSQEARSGDSDYDYSEESEVLEVHRSIRGGSAECLHTNRTLGRHSNTLPPKMPLLVNGIHKDIYSSTLPACLKAKSSRRLERGGVALRLAAPQRVLRFTDEVSLSDLQPTLDRVRSASTTCLRPDTSFHSSERRSGSLDRPACPKANKKVVARDRIQPTSILRGSRWRTDALLQPFVPSGPAGSCPSSLRSLDRAHLHGGPFSPTGSPLSVRRGRQLPQLPAKSSSVEQALAVEERTRQFSHIRVSPHRPGTVSSAHDQQMELKNKREMYKRSCDNMSARSSDSDMSDVSAISRASSASRLSSGSYMSVQSERPHGHVRSKSLENCEGEKKRERRISWGVCQPVQRQSLGERRFSAELQRRRHTVAGDVSRHLRASMGRGMLKSMSGDITGTERTDGSQSDTALGTVGGGAKKRRSSLNARFVAIVGSRRSRSTSQISQTEASNKKSKGSGSIQRSQETGMAVELQRNMSRQPSRESNNGSMASYNSEGSPIFPAVRVETQFSDFLDGLGPAQLVGRQTLATPSVGDIQIGMVNKKGQLEVEVIRARGLVQKPGSKSLPAPYVKVYLLHNGAYVAKKKTKIARKTLDPLYQQTLQFEESPQGKVLQVIVWGDYGRMDHKSFMGVAQILLEELDLASNVIGWYKLFPPSSLVDPTLASLTRRASQSSLDGSPGPGAVRS; encoded by the exons AGTTCGAGAGCTATAAGAAGCAGGTGGAGCGGATTGGGGTGGAGACCAAACAGCCCCAGACCTCCCACAAGGACGATGCCCCCACCTGCGGGATCTGCCACAAGACCAAGTTCGCCGACGGCTGCGGGCACCTCTGCTCCTACTGCCAGACCAAGTTCTGCGCCCGCTGCGGGGGACGGGTGGCTCTGCGCTCCAACAAC TGTCTCATAGGGAAGGACAGG GTGATGTGGGTATGCAACCTGTGCAGAAAGCAGCAGGAGATCCTCATTAAGTCGGGGGAATGGTTCTCATCAGGCCCCAGACCCAGGCCACTCAGCCTGGGCGCCCCTGCCACCCGTCCTGAGGCCGACGTGGAGAGGAAGCCACGTCCTAGGTCACAGATCCCTGTCGTCACCAACTTCTCTGCTCCCAACGACCCCCAGGCACCCAGCAGTGGGCCTGCTGAACGGGTCAGGGCAGCGGGCACCATGCCGGCCTCACGAGCCCGCAGTGAACCTCCACGAGAGAA GAGGAGGCCAGTGTCTCTACATGAACAGAATGGCAAGGTTGTCATCCGAGGTGACAGAAGGTTGGGGCCAGGCAGGCAACCTTCTCAGGCTGCAGAAGACCAAGCGCCAGGGGGGAGATGGGATGCCAGACGTCTTGAGAAAGGCCATTCACACGAGTACATCCACCATAAGAATGACCCAGCCCACTCCGACCAGAGGAGGaggcaggaggaagaggagcgggaGCGCCAGCGGCGGGAGGAAGAGTACCAGACGCGCTACCGCAGCGACCCGAACTTGGCGCGCTACCCCGTCAAGCCTCAAAAGGAGGAACAAGAGATGCGCATGCACGCCAAAGTTTCTAAAATGAGGCAGGAGCGTCACCACAGCGACCTGGCCATCAACGAGGTGGGCCTAGCTCAAGATGGAGGCGACGCTCCAGGGAACAGACTGGGTAGGAGATCAGCAGCTGGTGAAGACGGCAAGACACTTTTAGAAAACCACCGGGCTTACTCTATAGACAGGACCGTGGGGGGCAGTGGCAGTGGGGGACATGGACACCTTCACAAGCCTCGCATGGGCCCCACAGGCCCTCCAGACCTCAGGGACGGACAGGACTGGAGCTCCAAGGGCCACCTGGAGCCCAAGTCAGTGACTTTACTGCACAAGACCAAGCGGGAGAAGGCGGCCGAGAGCTTCCGGAAGGACTCCTCCCTCAGCTCTGACCAGTCAGAGTGTCTACGACCCCCTCCTCCGAGGGCTTACAGGCCCAAGCGAGGTCTCAACAAGAGGCAGATGTCCATTAGCAGCTCAGAGGAGGAGGGCGGCTCTACACCCGAGTACACCAGCtgtgaagatgttgagattgaAAGCATGAGCGAGAAAG GTGAATGGGACTGCCATCCTCTGGACCCCACTGTGTGGCAT CATCCAGTCACCTGGCAGCCATCCAAAGAGGGTGATCACCTGATCGGCCGCATCACCCTGAGCAAGCGCTCGGCTATGCCCCAAGAAGCAGGCTCCCTGCTGGGATTAAAG GTGGTTGGCGGGAAAatgacagagacagggagactggGAGCTTTCATCACCAAAGTGAAGAAAGGAAGCCTAGCAGACGTTGTTGGCCACTTACGAGCAG GTGATGAGGTGCTGCAGTGGAATGGGAAGGCATTGCCTGGAGCCACCAAGAAAGAAGTGTACAACATCATTTTAGAGTCACAGTCTGCGCCTCAAGTTGAAATCGTTGTTTCAAGACCAATTGG AGACACACCAAGAATTCCTGAGAAGTCACATCCTCCTCTCGAATCTA CTGGATCCAGTTCTATAGATGAGTCTCAGAAGATGGACCGTCCTTCCATCTCTGTAATGTCCCCAACGAGTCCCGGAATATTGCGAGACCTTCCTCAGGTCCTACCTGGTCAACTTTCT GTGAAATTGTGGTATGACAAGGTTGGCCATCAGCTTATTGTCAACGTCTTACAAGCCATAGACCTGCCCACCCGCCCAGACGGCCGACCACGGAACGCTTACGTTAAAATGTACTTCCTTCCTGACAGGAG TGACAAGAGCAAACGGAGGACTAAGACAGTGAAGAAGAGCACGGAACCCAAGTGGAACCAGACGTTCCTGTACTCACACGTCCACCGCCGGGACTTCAGAGAGCGCATGCTGGAGATCACCGTCTGGGACCAGCCCCGGGCACAAGAGGAGGAAAGTGACTTCcttggagag ATCCTGATCGAGCTGGAGACGGCCCTGCTGGACGACCAGGCACACTGGTACAAGCTGCAGTCCCACGACGTCTCCTCGCTGCCCCTGCCTCAGCCGTCCCCCTGTCTGCCCCGCAGACATGTGCACGGAGACAGCCCCAGCAAGAAGCTCCAGA GATCTCACCGCATCATTGAGACTGATTATGATGATGCAATTACGATAGTCTCCCAAG CGGCAGAGCGGAGctccagggagagggagaggagcagCACCCTGGCGGTGCCTGAGAGGCAGGCGGCTCTACAGCACCGCTCACGTTCCGTCTCACCACACCGGGAGGACCAGTGCAGAGCCCGCTCACGCCCGGCACACGTGCCCATGCAGAG GAGTCTGGATGAAATTCACCAGAAGCAGCACTTGTCCCACTCCCCCACACCCTACTACAGCTCCTCACAGGAAGCACGTTCTGGAGACTCGGACTACGACTACTCTGAGGAGAG TGAGGTTCTGGAGGTGCACAGGTCAATCCGGGGTGGGAGTGCTGAGTGCCTGCACACaaacag GACCCTAGGTAGGCACTCTAATACCTTACCCCCAAAGATGCCCTTGTTAGTGAACGGCATTCACAAAGACATATACAG CTCCACCCTTCCTGCATGCCTAAAGGCTAAATCGTCACGGCGACTAGAAAGGGGCGGAGTGGCTCTTCGTCTCGCCGCCCCCCAACGCGTTCTCAGATTTACAGATGAGGTCAGCCTTAG TGATCTTCAGCCAACATTGGACCGAGTCAGGAGTGCCAGTACCACCTGCTTGAGGCCAGACACCAGTTTCCACTCTTCTGAAAG GAGGTCAGGCAGTTTGGACAGGCCTGCCTGTCCAAAAGCGAATAAGAAAGTTGTGGCCCGTGACAG GATCCAGCCCACCTCCATCCTGCGGGGCAGCAGGTGGAGGACAGATGCGCTACTCCAACCCTTTGTTCCCAGTGGCCCGGCGGGCTCCTGCCCCAGCTCCCTGCGCTCTCTGGACAG GGCACATCTGCACGGTGGCCCTTTCTCTCCCACGGGGTCTCCCTTGTCTGTACGCAGGGGCAGACAGTTACCCCAGCTCCCTGCGAAGAGCAGCAGTGTAGAGCAAG cTCTAGCTGTAGAGGAGCGGACTCGTCAGTTCAGTCATATCCGAGTCTCCCCTCATCGTCCGGGCACCGTCAGCTCGGCCCACGACCAACAGATGGAGCTGAAGAACAAGAGAGAG ATGTATAAGCGGAGCTGTGACAACATGTCAGCGAGGTCGTCGGACAGCGACATGAGTGACGTGTCGGCCATTTCACGGGCCAGCAGCGCATCCCGTCTCAGCAGTGGCAGCTACATGTCCGTTCAGTCGGAGCGGCCACACGGACACGTCAG GTCAAAGTCACTGGAGAACTGTGAGggggagaagaaaagagagaggcGTATCTCATGGGGGGTATGCCAGCCCGTCCAGAGGCAGAGCCTGGGAGAGAGGCGCTTCTCTGCGGAGCTGCAACGCCGGCGCCACACGGTGGCCGGAGATGTCAG CCGGCATTTGCGGGCGTCGATGGGCCGGGGTATGCTGAAGAGCATGAGCGGTGACATCACTGGGACAGAGCGCACGGACGGCAGCCAATCAGACACGGCGCTGGGCACGGTGGGCGGCGGCGCCAAGAAGAGACGTTCCAGCCTGAACGCCCGCTTCGTGGCCATCGTGGGCAGCCGACGCAGCCGCAGCACGTCTCAGATCAGCCAGACAG AGGCGTCCAATAAGAAGTCAAAGGGAAGCGGGTCGATCCAGCGGAGCCAAGAAACGGGGATGGCCGTGGAGCTGCAGCGCAACATGAGCAGACAGCCCAGCCGCGAGTCCAACAACGGCAGCATGGCCAGCTACAACTCTGAGGGAAG TCCGATCTTCCCAGCTGTGAGAGTGGAGACTCAGTTCAGCGACTTCCTGGACGGACTTGGTCCCGCCCAGCTGGTTGGCCGACAAACCTTGGCCACGCCCTCTGTCG GAGACATTCAGATTGGTATGGTGAACAAGAAAGGCCAGCTAGAGGTGGAGGTGATCCGCGCCCGGGGACTGGTTCAGAAACCCGGCTCAAAATCGCTTCCTG CTCCCTATGTTAAGGTGTATCTGCTGCACAACGGGGCATATGTAGCCAAAAAGAAGACCAAGATTGCACGGAAAACACTCGACCCCCTGTATCAGCAAACCCTGCAGTTTGAAGAGAGTCCACAGGGTAAAGTGTTGCAG GTAATTGTCTGGGGAGACTATGGGCGAATGGACCACAAATCGTTCATGGGAGTAGCACAGATCCTATTGGAGGAGCTGGACCTGGCCagcaatgtgattggctggtaCAAACTTTTTCCACCCTCCTCCTTAGTGGACCCTACGCTTGCCTCATTGACTCGACGTGCTTCCCAGTCGTCTCTGGATGGTTCCCCGGGTCCAGGGGCAGTTCGGTCATAG